GTCCAATGTCCTCTAAATAACATTTGCTGGCATCTTTATATACATGTGCGATATACAAAACACTGGGAAACTAGTGGCCAAAGCTCTAAGTGACAAGAATATTGGAGGCTTTCTTATCAAGTTCGATATAGTATTATCTTGCACGAAAACACAAAAGAAGGCATGTATTGTACCTCTAGAGCTGAATTTATACCTCAGCAAATCCTTCTACCAAATGATGGATTCCTGCCTCTGTGTCTGAAAGTTGTGCGTTGGTGATCCCCACCTCAGTTTTGCAAAGGGGACAGAGTGCATTTAGCTTGAGCCACTTATCTATGCACTCTTTGTGGAAAAAATGAGTGCAGGGAAGTTCACGCAATTCATCATTGTCAACGTACTTTGTTAGGCAAATGCAACAAGCCTACAGCAAGCATAGCAGAGTTTAGGATTCAGCTGAGAAAATGTATCTAGATTCTATAAGTTCGCCAAAACCGTGAGATATACAGTCATGGAGGGTATTTAGCTGAGAAAGATGCATCAAAAAATACAAGCAACATTTTATCCTAGACCTCAAGTTATTATTGAGTCATTATGGAAAATTGCTGCTAATAGACCTCGGGTCGATTCTCAATGGGTATGGAATGCCCTGCTGGTTTCCTCAACCTCTCTTTGCATGCAGTGTAGTTGCTGGGCCAAGCCGCCCCCAGTGGGAGGTCACCCTGGCGGGGCTGCCGAGATGACGATTTCACCTTTTTGCGGCCAATGATGGCAAATTGCCACCCTAAGCATTTCGAAGCTCATTCTTAGATAGCCTTTGCAATCATTTGTATCATGGCACCACCAAAGACGATTATTACAACCATGCTTCTCTCCTGTTAGTAGATGCACCACAAATTCTAATTTGTTCACAACTATGTTTCTCTAGCACTAAAGTGAAAAACATGATGATGACTGAAATAGGAATTTGGACAGATAATTCAGATGTAGTTTAACTGAAAAACAACTGTGAAGTAACAATTAAAAAATGGTCTGCTATACTGATATATTGAGTAGAATCAGAAGATTTTGTATGCTtatatccagaacaaaagggtcacaAATAACTATGCTGTTCCTCATGAGGCTTCTTGTTGACATTGCTGCATTTCCTTTCTCCAGCAGTAAGGATTAGCTTGACACTTAATGTTATGTTGACTCGgtgaaggtttgttcaagttgGCCCCTAGTTGGGTACAACAGGGATATTCTGTTCCACATGCAGATTGAATCCATGGCAAATAAGTGTTGTCTGCACCCTTCCAATAATTCCATGCTATGATTTGATGATAAAGAATATTTACTTTGTAGGGATCTTAAGCAAGAAAACAAAACATGGAACTTATTTTCTCCTTTTAGATACTCATCAGGCATGGATCCTTTGGTAGAAATGTATAACGCAATAGGCAATGAATTTGTGTTTAACATAAAGCAACAATTACTTAGAAGCTGCTTCACTACACCCAAACCAACTTACTAGTGACCTATCTTCGATGACATTTTGTGTTGACATGGGTGAGGTTTACCATTCTGCCACCAACTAACACATAGACATCCTCAAGGGCAGCACAACTACAGTGAAGACAGGTTGAGATAATATGAGGGATTTTGCAATGTTGGCAAGGTCACATGAGCATTCCGCAACACCAATTCATGACATCATCAAGGATTGCACAGTTTAGAGTAACATTAGAGTCCGGTCACAATGAGTATGGATATTGAAGGCTATTTACCAACCTATGTACAGAGGCTATTCTAATGATCTCCAGTGTTGAGGTGATGGTCATGTAGCAATAATGACAAACTTGCCAAAATGAGAACTGCGCTCGAATGTTCGTATTTATTATACAGTACCTTGCTAACAGGTTAAATAACTTTGGAAATTGTAATGGCCTTCTAATAATTAATAGTGACATTGTAGCATATGCAAAATGGATGAAAActtaaaaacaaagaaaaagagaattCTTACAGCATCTTCAGCAGAAATAGTTCGTTCCTTATCAGTACCAGCAGCCAATATCCCATCTCCGGAATGGCCATCCAAGTTACTTTCTACATGCCCTCTATTTTTCCTTCTTTTAGTTTTGAACTTGTAACTTGGAAGTGCATTGATTGATTCCAAGGTAGCACCTCTACCATGAGTTGTGTCCTCTCTTATCCCCATAATAGATATAATGCAAGGCAAGCAACAACAAATCATTGCACAAAGAATGAAAGGCAAAGCATATCCTATACAGCTGAATGCAAGGAAGACCATACATAATCTGAGAACAAGAAGACAAAAATGTGAATCTCTAAATTCTACATGATCAAGAAGAAAATAGTATCTTGCACATACATACCTATACAAGTTTGGGGCATCATGGGCAGAGGAGCGCCCCCCAAACAACCACACATTGCCAACAACAAACCACACAGCAAAAAAGCAATCCAATGCCATCTTGAAATTGTCAACTATTGCATTTATCCTGGAAACAAAAATATGTGAAATTGTTTATTGTAACCAAATTATACTAAACAATAAATAGCATGGACATAAGATTGTGTCAAACATAAAAATCATTGAATTAAGCATCCAAGTCAGTAATAAATTTTCAACGAGTATAAGCTTAATACAAAGTTCACTTCTACAAATCTTTCTTTGGTAAGATCTATTAACCAACGCCAAACATACAAGAAGCAATGCTGTCATAATCAATACTTCACTAAGTTCAAACCTTGATTGTGATAATCATATTATCTCAACAATTCATATGTTGTGTTTGGGCTTTGTTGTGCCCAGCCAAACATGAAATGGAAGCATTAAGAATATAGATATACAAATATAAGTCGCTGTGTGGTCACTATCCTATTATCTTGAGCTTTTAGAATAAGTAGTTAGCCACTCAACTTTAACATAGTAGAGCAAGAGGCCCTATGCTCAAACCTTGTTTGTGATAATAATATTATCTCAGCAATTCATATGTTGCGTTTGGGCTTGTTATGCCCAGCCAAACATGAAATGGAAGAATTAAGCGTAGGGATTATTATTCCCTTCCCTAGGTATTATTATTCCCTCCATGAACCAAACATTGTATGAATTATGGGTGTGAATTGATGACTCACCCTCGAGGAAGATCACACTTGTTTAGATCAACTAATATGAGAGTTGACACTATGTTAGATTAAGGAGAAGAGTAGTGAGAGGTTTAAAAGTAAAACACTCCTTGGATAGCTAGGAGTTCATATATATGAAATTAAATCTGGATTTTGGTGAAATTGTGATTGTTTATCACATCAAATTATAGGTAGAATCATAGAAGGGGTGGATTCACAGTATTGAGGTTAGCTGCATAGAATTGCTTTAATAAGCCACTATTTTAGCATTTTATTGATACAACCATTCTCATGATTCTATCTTTGTAAAAGAAGAATTTGTTAAATGGTAGAAGATCATGTAATTGACCAATACCTACATGCCACCAGTGAAATAAAGATAGATGACATGTGCTCCAATTCTGAGCACTATGTAGCAAGTTTAAAATCTCGTTTCAGGCTGGGATCTCAATTGCAGGCCTGGACGAGACTATTTAGTGATGTGTTGGCCATGCTAACAACACAGTGTTGACTTGACCCCTTTGAATAAGGATCTACGTACTATTGATCATGACTTAAAATCATCGATTATAATTTGTTATTCTAAATGGAAAATCTgagaaaggaaattaaacaaaataagaataataaaataCAAGGCAAAACATTCATTTGAAATTGTCAAATCAATTAAGACTTTCATTAGTATATGCCTCCTTGTAATTATTCATAACTCTAAAACTTGTAAAATAAAGCAATTGAGCACATGACACAACCAGCACTAAGATAACAAGACATAAGTCCAAACTACCTGCAGTAACTGCGTGTATACA
This genomic stretch from Zingiber officinale cultivar Zhangliang chromosome 7A, Zo_v1.1, whole genome shotgun sequence harbors:
- the LOC122002409 gene encoding E3 ubiquitin-protein ligase At1g63170-like isoform X1, coding for MDRVNNLNGLEYVIGISGTNDASTSIPVQADHSNPCGTLSEDNPSTSSPASQLVVSSTNASNLTNSSLTRTENHGRRNRSPLNSGLWITVELVASVSQILAAVIVLSLSRHEHPRTPLSAWIIGYTTGCVATLPHLYWRYLYRSRQRPEQDPAHSNQETTRNNHNDSSSYADGAGTHNPQQENSHNPALELGQANVNPSPRINAIVDNFKMALDCFFAVWFVVGNVWLFGGRSSAHDAPNLYRLCMVFLAFSCIGYALPFILCAMICCCLPCIISIMGIREDTTHGRGATLESINALPSYKFKTKRRKNRGHVESNLDGHSGDGILAAGTDKERTISAEDAACCICLTKYVDNDELRELPCTHFFHKECIDKWLKLNALCPLCKTEVGITNAQLSDTEAGIHHLVEGFAEV